In a single window of the Schistocerca americana isolate TAMUIC-IGC-003095 chromosome X, iqSchAmer2.1, whole genome shotgun sequence genome:
- the LOC124555414 gene encoding uncharacterized protein LOC124555414 translates to MYCIVYSKKVSYAAVKNFINKCQEEYDTKITQTVCPCQPKCVFMGRSDNYLRGVAHKIQNTNKTTKSCHISQLSLIPRILSKNSLILQPNWLKVAKWNDV, encoded by the exons ATGTACTGCATTGTCTACAGTAAAAAAGTCTCATATGCTGCAGTGAAGAACTTTATCAATAAATGCCAGGaggaatatgacacaaaaattacACAAACTGTATGTCCATGCCAGCCAAAATGTGTTTTTATGGGGCGGAGTGATAATTACCTTAGAGGTGTTGCCCATAAAATACAAAATACTAACAAAACAACAAA AAGCTGCCATATTTCACAATTATCATTAATTCCTAGGATACTCAGTAAAAATTCATTGATTCTGCAGCCAAATTGGCTCAAAGTTGCCAAATGGAATGATGTGTAA